The sequence below is a genomic window from Photobacterium atrarenae.
CATCGTAAATCAGTGCTTTGAGCTGGTACAGGTGGCGCGCAGCCGGGGTCACGGTGAGCACAATGCCGCCGGATTTGACGGTCCGCTTGAGCTCTTCGGCCTTGCACGGGGCGTAGATCCGGACAATGCCGTCCAGCGAGGCTTCGGCAAACGGCAGCCGGTGGCTGGAGGCAACGCAGAAGCGGCAGGCCTGGTGGCGCTTGGCAGCGTAACGGACCGCGACTTTGGAAATGTCCAGCCCGTGAACGGCCAGGTCGGGGTGGCCGACGGCCTCACCGATAAAACCGGCGGTGTAGTAGCCTTCGCCACAACCGATATCCAGCAGTTCGGCGCTGTGGGGCGGCAAGTGTTGGGCGAGCTTGGCAATCACGGCATTGCGCAGCGGCGCGTAGTAACCGGCTTCCAGAAACTGGCGCCGGGCCTGCATCATTGCTTTATTGTCCCCCGGGTTTTTCGAGCTTTTGTGGTGCGCCGGCATCAGGTTGACGTAACCTTCTTTGGCCTGGTCAAACTGGTGATTGTTGTGGCAGCGCCACTGGTTGCCGCTCAGCTGAAGCGGGTGGTGGCAGAGGGGGCATTGGTAAGGCATGACAAAAACCGGGGTGTTGAAAACAGCCGCCATTGTAATCACCCGCCTCCCTTGCTGCAAGCAAGGCGGCGGGTTGAGATTGTGCCGGGCTCCTGCTGTTCTCAGTTCGGCCGCACTTTGTACTCGGCTTTGTCGAGGTTGTGCTTTTTCATCCGCAAATAGAGCTTTTTGCGCGGGATCTGGAGGTAGTTCGAGACATCGTTAATCCGTC
It includes:
- the rlmA gene encoding 23S rRNA (guanine(745)-N(1))-methyltransferase produces the protein MPYQCPLCHHPLQLSGNQWRCHNNHQFDQAKEGYVNLMPAHHKSSKNPGDNKAMMQARRQFLEAGYYAPLRNAVIAKLAQHLPPHSAELLDIGCGEGYYTAGFIGEAVGHPDLAVHGLDISKVAVRYAAKRHQACRFCVASSHRLPFAEASLDGIVRIYAPCKAEELKRTVKSGGIVLTVTPAARHLYQLKALIYDEVRLHDVAPEQIDGFSLIDEQQLHQTLDLPGAAATALMQMTPFAWKTSAAIWQQLATSEAFPCETDFMIRVYRKH